From Mucilaginibacter rubeus, a single genomic window includes:
- a CDS encoding aspartate/glutamate racemase family protein translates to MLSNQLPTIGIVGGMGPRAGNALFERVICNTRASTDQQHLPVVVMSFPSEITDRTAFLKGITAENPAYAIVKIIQKLAITGAGVVGIACNTSHSALIYDIIEEELFKRKVDVKLLHMPNETCLFIKSNYPEVKRVGLMATNGTYETGLYQQILKGMGYDVVLPDLRFQNNVIHRMIYHETWGLKASHSVVTDQVYKLFDEALSFFKARDTDAIILGCTELSLLVKDNTMRGMQLIDSTDCLARALVNAVTTNTVTINAAGLASEIF, encoded by the coding sequence ATGCTATCAAATCAGCTCCCAACTATCGGTATTGTAGGTGGCATGGGGCCACGGGCCGGAAATGCACTGTTTGAGCGGGTTATATGTAACACCCGCGCCAGTACAGATCAGCAGCACCTTCCGGTTGTGGTAATGTCATTCCCATCAGAAATTACAGACCGGACAGCTTTTCTTAAAGGTATCACCGCAGAAAATCCGGCTTATGCCATTGTTAAAATAATTCAGAAACTGGCAATCACAGGTGCCGGTGTTGTAGGCATAGCCTGCAATACATCTCATTCGGCCTTAATATATGATATTATTGAAGAGGAGCTTTTTAAAAGAAAAGTTGATGTAAAACTGCTTCATATGCCCAACGAAACCTGCCTTTTTATAAAATCAAATTATCCGGAGGTAAAGCGTGTTGGGCTAATGGCTACCAACGGTACCTATGAAACCGGCTTATACCAGCAAATTTTAAAAGGTATGGGTTATGACGTAGTGCTGCCCGATCTTCGTTTTCAAAATAATGTCATCCACCGTATGATTTATCACGAAACATGGGGGCTTAAGGCCAGTCATTCAGTAGTTACTGATCAGGTTTATAAGTTGTTTGATGAAGCGCTGTCCTTTTTCAAAGCACGCGATACCGATGCCATCATTTTAGGCTGTACAGAACTTTCATTGCTGGTAAAAGATAACACAATGAGGGGTATGCAGCTCATCGACTCAACCGATTGCCTTGCCCGGGCCTTAGTTAATGCTGTAACAACCAACACGGTTACGATAAATGCCGCAGGCCTGGCTTCAGAAATTTTTTAG
- a CDS encoding condensation domain-containing protein gives MQNNFTELMESIIAIAPEELETLTEYPATERQSVEWTAFASTTNRSNNLSVTGLMEQVNVLAFERAFQALVHRHESLRTTYKFKDRNVIQVVHAAADSKLALDYTDLSQVPDAERKLGQLKENVLNTSFDLISGPVYQVCLVKMADQKYVYGFVVDHIAADSLSIEILKREFQNLYIAYASGNKTPALDPLIFQMKDYALWEQDINNSLIGQNNLAYWLEQLKAPLPVFDVRVPVNGDSLPAFFKAGKCTVFISNDIMEANREQFANPSVFITAVLNLWFSWLTQNNSVIVGMPVSTRESDKLNKVVGYLIAALYLKIDGSDEGSFSDLHQLIVEKYSEALAHRHYPRKGLPANIDNYCTAMLKVNLDMFKHSTYTGKLFTHEYLSNIPFYPVDCEIAAFKNGFTVSLHYNTSRFLNREVIDVFKRLPLLFKAVLEHPGQALLWFKRELSNALA, from the coding sequence ATGCAAAATAATTTTACTGAATTAATGGAAAGTATTATTGCCATCGCTCCTGAGGAGTTGGAAACCTTAACGGAGTACCCCGCTACCGAACGCCAAAGTGTTGAATGGACGGCTTTTGCCTCTACAACCAATCGTTCAAATAATTTATCGGTAACCGGGCTTATGGAGCAGGTTAATGTATTGGCATTTGAAAGGGCTTTTCAAGCACTGGTGCACCGGCATGAAAGTTTGCGAACTACTTATAAATTCAAAGACCGCAATGTTATTCAGGTTGTACATGCTGCGGCCGATAGTAAGCTTGCTCTGGATTATACTGATTTGTCGCAGGTGCCAGACGCCGAACGTAAACTCGGGCAGCTTAAAGAAAATGTACTTAATACTTCGTTTGATCTTATTAGCGGCCCGGTATACCAGGTTTGTCTGGTGAAAATGGCAGACCAGAAATACGTTTATGGTTTTGTTGTAGATCATATCGCTGCGGATTCGCTGTCGATAGAAATATTGAAAAGAGAATTCCAAAACCTGTACATCGCTTATGCATCCGGAAATAAAACGCCTGCTTTGGACCCGCTGATATTTCAGATGAAAGATTACGCCTTGTGGGAGCAGGATATTAACAACAGCCTTATCGGGCAAAATAACCTGGCTTACTGGCTTGAGCAGTTAAAGGCACCACTGCCGGTTTTTGATGTAAGGGTGCCCGTTAATGGTGATAGTCTTCCTGCGTTTTTTAAAGCCGGTAAATGCACGGTTTTTATTAGTAATGATATCATGGAAGCAAACCGGGAGCAGTTTGCAAACCCTTCTGTATTTATAACAGCTGTTTTAAACCTATGGTTTTCGTGGCTTACGCAAAATAATTCGGTTATTGTTGGTATGCCTGTGTCTACCCGCGAATCGGACAAGCTGAATAAAGTGGTGGGCTACCTCATAGCTGCATTGTACCTGAAAATAGATGGTTCGGATGAAGGATCTTTCTCTGATCTGCACCAACTTATTGTTGAGAAATATAGCGAAGCCCTGGCGCATCGTCATTATCCGCGCAAAGGTTTACCCGCCAATATTGATAATTATTGTACGGCAATGCTTAAAGTAAACCTCGATATGTTTAAGCACTCTACATATACCGGTAAATTGTTCACGCACGAATACCTGTCAAATATTCCCTTCTACCCGGTTGATTGCGAGATAGCCGCTTTTAAAAACGGCTTCACGGTGTCGTTACATTATAATACTTCCCGGTTTTTAAATAGGGAGGTTATTGACGTTTTTAAAAGGCTACCGCTGCTGTTCAAGGCTGTTCTGGAGCATCCCGGGCAAGCACTCCTTTGGTTTAAACGCGAATTGAGCAATGCTTTGGCATAA
- a CDS encoding glycosyltransferase family 2 protein has translation MLLQLVILMLILKITFWLILNVLKYFSGKSQPVQAIATNFSVDIIVPMYNEQKVIVNTIANLLKVDYDSFNIIVVDDGSTDNGLNTVKGVYQHNPRVLIISQQNSGKAHALNRAIRHSTSDIIICIDADTMVRPDIIKQMLPHFADSQVAAVSGYVNVGNRSNIITATQYVEYITRQNYERIMFEAVNGIWVIPGAIGAFRRSVVNEVGGYCTGLLTEDNDITMKILCHDYLIKNARGAVAYTEAPADVNMFFKQRSRWNMGLAQILVLYSKRMFQHPNKALFFLMLPYVWLYSLILPLLLPLLDYFMVFLYVRQPVAFMNWFPLYLGYVAIDTISCVWILIRSKERPWLMFFTVFQRFFLRHLSLFVYLNMLLRFFKGNLTNWDKIVRYGSVKVE, from the coding sequence ATGTTATTACAGTTAGTTATACTGATGCTGATCTTGAAAATAACCTTTTGGCTTATTTTAAATGTCTTAAAATATTTTTCCGGAAAAAGCCAGCCTGTACAGGCTATCGCTACCAATTTTTCTGTAGATATCATTGTGCCTATGTACAATGAGCAAAAAGTGATAGTTAATACTATCGCGAACCTCCTGAAAGTTGATTACGACAGTTTTAATATCATCGTTGTTGATGATGGATCTACAGATAATGGACTAAACACAGTTAAAGGTGTATACCAACACAATCCCCGTGTTTTGATCATATCACAGCAAAATAGTGGCAAGGCCCATGCGCTTAACAGGGCTATTAGGCATTCAACAAGCGATATTATTATTTGTATAGATGCCGATACCATGGTTAGGCCGGATATCATCAAACAAATGCTGCCTCATTTTGCCGATAGCCAGGTTGCTGCTGTTTCGGGCTATGTTAATGTGGGAAACAGGAGCAATATTATTACGGCTACGCAATATGTAGAATACATCACCAGGCAGAATTACGAGCGCATAATGTTTGAAGCTGTAAACGGTATATGGGTAATTCCGGGTGCTATTGGGGCTTTCCGCCGATCGGTGGTTAACGAGGTTGGTGGGTACTGTACAGGTTTACTTACCGAGGATAATGATATTACCATGAAAATATTATGTCATGATTATCTGATAAAAAATGCCCGGGGGGCGGTAGCCTATACAGAAGCACCGGCCGACGTGAATATGTTTTTTAAACAGCGCTCAAGATGGAATATGGGGTTGGCCCAAATCCTGGTTTTATACAGTAAAAGAATGTTTCAGCATCCTAACAAGGCTTTGTTTTTTTTGATGCTGCCTTACGTGTGGTTGTACAGTCTTATTTTGCCACTACTGCTGCCGCTTCTTGATTACTTTATGGTTTTTTTATACGTCAGGCAGCCGGTTGCTTTTATGAATTGGTTTCCCTTGTACCTGGGTTACGTTGCAATTGATACTATAAGCTGTGTGTGGATATTGATCAGGTCAAAAGAAAGACCGTGGCTAATGTTTTTTACTGTTTTTCAGCGCTTCTTTCTGCGTCATCTATCGCTGTTTGTTTATTTAAATATGCTTTTAAGGTTCTTTAAAGGTAACCTCACCAACTGGGACAAAATTGTAAGGTACGGCAGCGTTAAAGTTGAGTAA
- a CDS encoding cyclic peptide export ABC transporter, which yields MLSSTIKKAFALVGLLLLLCQVGFSQKKPVQEILKQADEEVARAMKRGNIPGLSMALIINGQEFIRNYGYANVHDNVKVSSNTLFEIGSCSKAFTALAAAELISEGRINPNAPVTDYLPWFTVQYKSKPARLLVSNLIHHTSGIPWSSISAIQPLNGADALYKTVCAINHQKLDRLPGKKFEYATINYDILALIVQTVSGQPFETYVQKNVIDKLELRHTQIGYPVYSKLLATGYKSGFLTAWPFQPPVFKGNNAAGYVISDILDMSRWLKLQMGLQPTSLYPSMLLTHQRDETVGLHDMGSYAMGWDVLLDGSSEINHDGFNPSFTAYMAFRKPAKTGVVILANASSNFTAYLGNKVIKLAAGDDPAKDYDPGDGGDSGYAIVSLALVLYICANFIYLGYLLIDIRKRNRIYEGFKRSVPVSLLKFLLILIPFAYAIYLLPTASAGFTWSAIFVWSPYSLPVCLIGLAAAVTISFVSYALSLLYPSVNKFKGKAPMLVLLGIMAGFANMIVVVLITSSLNSTVHLRYLLFYYVLVSLLYLTGRRYVQIQLIKFSRGLTYDLKSQIIDKILNTSYQKFEKIRKGNIYTALNDDVSVIGESTNVFIVLITNLITAIGAFVYLASIAFWATLLTVGLIVAILIIYYFAGASNNVFFEQARDSQNKFMSLASDMIEGFKELSLKRGKKTDYGKDLQQSAGFYKEKITKASVRFVNVFLIGETLLIVILGVVAFGFPKFFPSIQVYTISSFVVILLYLIGPINSILNSVPVILQVRVAWNRIKDFIDQIPSATVGKQTELPSKSTIDTMEIRDLCFQYQNDAGMFSVGPVNLEIYKGQIIFIIGGNGSGKTTLAKLITGLYQADSGNILIDGEEASNTPLGEYYSAIFSPAFLFEKMYDINFEGKTEKIAEYLELLGLTDKVSISNGRFSTLNLSGGQKKRLALLQCFLEDSPVYLFDEWAADQDPGYRKFFYHTLLPQMRASGKIVIAITHDDQYFDVADCVYKMNQGQMEVYEKERIPVI from the coding sequence ATGTTGTCATCTACAATAAAAAAAGCATTTGCGCTGGTTGGCCTTCTGTTACTGCTTTGCCAGGTTGGTTTTAGCCAAAAAAAGCCTGTGCAGGAAATTCTGAAGCAAGCAGATGAAGAAGTGGCTCGGGCTATGAAACGCGGTAACATTCCGGGTTTAAGCATGGCGCTCATCATTAACGGGCAGGAATTTATACGTAATTACGGCTATGCCAATGTACATGATAATGTTAAGGTAAGCAGTAATACTTTATTTGAAATAGGATCATGTTCAAAAGCCTTTACCGCCCTGGCTGCTGCCGAACTGATAAGCGAGGGCCGCATAAATCCCAATGCACCGGTAACTGATTATTTACCATGGTTTACTGTGCAGTATAAAAGTAAACCCGCAAGGTTGCTGGTAAGTAATCTTATACATCATACAAGCGGTATCCCCTGGAGCTCGATAAGTGCTATACAACCGTTGAATGGCGCGGATGCTCTTTATAAAACTGTTTGTGCCATTAACCATCAAAAGCTTGACCGTTTGCCCGGTAAAAAGTTTGAATATGCAACCATAAACTATGATATACTGGCCTTAATTGTGCAAACTGTTAGCGGGCAGCCTTTTGAAACCTATGTGCAAAAAAATGTAATAGATAAGCTTGAGTTAAGGCATACACAAATAGGTTATCCGGTATATAGTAAATTGTTGGCTACGGGTTACAAATCGGGTTTTTTAACGGCATGGCCTTTCCAGCCGCCCGTATTTAAGGGCAACAATGCCGCAGGTTATGTTATTTCTGATATCCTGGACATGAGCAGGTGGTTGAAGCTGCAGATGGGTTTACAACCAACAAGTCTGTACCCCAGTATGTTGCTTACCCATCAGCGCGACGAAACCGTTGGCCTGCATGATATGGGCTCATACGCCATGGGCTGGGATGTATTGCTGGATGGCAGCTCAGAAATTAATCACGATGGTTTTAATCCCAGCTTTACCGCTTATATGGCTTTTCGCAAACCGGCAAAAACAGGTGTTGTAATCCTTGCCAATGCATCGTCTAATTTCACTGCTTATTTAGGCAACAAGGTCATTAAACTGGCGGCAGGGGATGATCCGGCAAAAGATTATGATCCTGGTGATGGCGGCGATAGCGGTTATGCAATAGTATCATTAGCATTGGTGCTTTATATCTGTGCTAATTTTATTTACCTGGGTTATCTGCTTATAGATATCAGGAAGAGGAACCGCATTTATGAGGGTTTTAAACGGTCTGTACCGGTTTCGCTTTTAAAATTTCTATTGATTTTAATACCCTTTGCTTATGCCATCTATTTACTGCCAACTGCATCAGCGGGCTTTACCTGGAGTGCTATCTTTGTATGGAGCCCCTATAGTTTGCCTGTTTGTTTGATTGGTTTGGCGGCTGCTGTTACAATTAGTTTCGTTTCGTACGCGTTAAGCCTTTTATATCCGAGCGTAAATAAATTTAAGGGTAAAGCGCCAATGCTGGTTTTACTGGGGATTATGGCCGGTTTTGCCAATATGATTGTAGTGGTACTGATCACTTCCTCACTTAACAGCACAGTGCATTTGCGCTACCTGTTGTTTTACTATGTTTTGGTATCATTACTCTATTTAACCGGGCGCCGTTATGTTCAAATTCAGCTTATTAAGTTTTCACGCGGTTTAACTTATGATCTTAAATCACAGATCATTGATAAAATCCTGAACACATCTTACCAAAAATTTGAGAAGATAAGAAAGGGGAATATATATACCGCCCTTAATGATGATGTTAGCGTCATCGGCGAGTCGACGAATGTGTTTATTGTTTTGATCACCAATTTAATAACCGCTATAGGAGCCTTTGTTTACCTGGCAAGTATAGCTTTTTGGGCAACCCTGCTTACGGTGGGCTTAATTGTTGCCATTCTGATAATATATTACTTTGCAGGCGCCAGTAACAACGTGTTTTTTGAACAAGCCCGCGATAGCCAGAACAAGTTTATGTCGCTGGCAAGCGATATGATAGAAGGCTTCAAGGAGTTAAGCCTGAAACGTGGCAAGAAAACAGACTATGGTAAAGACCTGCAACAATCGGCCGGATTTTATAAAGAAAAAATAACGAAGGCAAGCGTACGCTTTGTAAATGTGTTTTTAATTGGTGAAACATTGCTCATAGTAATTTTGGGTGTAGTAGCTTTTGGTTTCCCTAAGTTTTTCCCATCGATACAGGTTTATACCATAAGCAGTTTTGTTGTAATATTATTGTATCTGATAGGGCCAATCAACTCCATACTTAACTCGGTACCTGTTATTTTGCAGGTTAGGGTGGCATGGAACAGGATAAAAGACTTTATCGATCAGATCCCGTCAGCTACTGTTGGCAAACAAACCGAATTGCCTTCAAAATCAACAATTGATACCATGGAGATCCGTGACCTTTGCTTTCAATATCAGAATGACGCGGGTATGTTTAGCGTAGGTCCGGTGAACCTCGAAATTTATAAAGGTCAGATCATATTTATTATTGGTGGTAACGGTAGTGGCAAAACAACCCTCGCCAAGTTAATAACCGGTCTTTACCAGGCCGATAGTGGCAACATACTGATTGATGGTGAAGAAGCATCAAATACGCCGTTGGGCGAATATTACTCGGCAATTTTTAGCCCGGCATTTTTATTTGAAAAAATGTATGACATAAACTTTGAGGGTAAGACTGAAAAAATTGCCGAATATCTTGAACTATTGGGTTTAACGGATAAGGTGAGTATCTCGAATGGCCGGTTTAGTACGCTTAACTTGTCGGGGGGGCAAAAAAAGCGGTTGGCGCTGCTGCAATGTTTCCTGGAAGATTCGCCAGTATACCTTTTTGACGAATGGGCTGCCGATCAGGATCCCGGTTATCGTAAATTCTTTTATCATACCCTGTTGCCTCAAATGCGCGCTTCCGGCAAAATTGTTATTGCCATTACGCACGATGACCAGTATTTTGATGTTGCCGACTGTGTGTACAAAATGAACCAGGGGCAAATGGAAGTTTACGAGAAGGAAAGAATTCCTGTTATCTAA
- a CDS encoding 4'-phosphopantetheinyl transferase family protein, which produces MLGTLKVFCFDLDKLTAGSEQHLFDLLTYREKERIIKYVNPLDRLQRACGRVILKRMLIEEGYAENVLQYIRLDQYFRPYIDHLIDFNISHADKQVVVAMSMNTRLGVDVEKVQEIDISNFDRVFVDDEADKIKLSNDPIRYFYELWTKKEAVLKANGKGFHLPLSAISIGSDSASCEAEYWKLQKMQVHPDYCCHLAFSGNQVIEQVTLEPSFLF; this is translated from the coding sequence ATGCTGGGAACATTAAAAGTTTTTTGTTTTGACCTGGACAAGCTTACGGCAGGCAGCGAGCAGCATTTATTTGATCTTTTAACCTACAGGGAAAAAGAAAGGATAATTAAATATGTAAACCCGCTGGATAGGTTGCAGCGAGCCTGTGGTCGCGTCATATTAAAACGCATGCTTATTGAGGAGGGGTATGCGGAAAATGTATTGCAGTATATCCGGCTTGATCAGTATTTCAGGCCATATATCGACCATCTTATCGATTTCAATATATCACATGCCGATAAGCAGGTAGTGGTAGCTATGTCAATGAATACCCGCCTGGGTGTGGATGTGGAAAAGGTGCAGGAAATTGATATTTCTAATTTCGACCGGGTGTTTGTTGATGATGAGGCCGATAAGATAAAGTTGAGCAATGATCCTATCAGGTACTTTTATGAATTATGGACAAAAAAGGAAGCCGTATTAAAGGCTAATGGTAAAGGTTTTCATTTGCCGCTATCAGCCATTTCCATAGGCAGCGATTCGGCCAGCTGTGAAGCTGAGTATTGGAAGCTTCAAAAAATGCAGGTACATCCCGATTATTGCTGCCACCTTGCCTTTAGCGGCAACCAGGTAATTGAACAGGTAACTTTAGAACCTTCGTTTCTGTTTTAA
- a CDS encoding TauD/TfdA family dioxygenase: protein MSVQQITECTAPVHIKLNQLTPQDFISYYNTNKAEFDHSLHTTGAIKFQGVSINGADDFQLIIDSISSKFMNYIDGNSPRIKLSGNVYTSTEYDASQKITMHNELSYSAKWPGKLFFSCITPSETGGETLLAHSGDIYRAMHPSIIEEIETRGICYIRNLHAGEGMGPSWQATFETESKAEVEKHLNAYNVKYEWGWLNNLKLKQFSKGVLGHQYTGQKVWFNQIDQFHPLHLGAEMFETLEIIYGETSSFPMYVSFADGKEISKDFVEAILKTIETCTIAPAWNTNELLIVDNELMSHGRNSFTGSRRVLVAMSA from the coding sequence ATGTCTGTTCAACAAATCACAGAATGCACTGCGCCAGTGCATATCAAATTAAATCAGCTTACTCCACAGGATTTTATTAGTTACTATAATACAAATAAAGCGGAGTTTGATCACAGCCTTCATACAACCGGGGCCATAAAGTTTCAGGGGGTTAGCATTAATGGCGCTGATGATTTCCAGCTCATAATTGATTCTATCTCCTCAAAATTTATGAACTATATTGATGGAAACTCACCGCGAATCAAACTATCGGGTAATGTTTATACTTCTACAGAGTATGATGCATCCCAAAAAATAACCATGCATAATGAGCTTTCCTATTCGGCAAAATGGCCGGGCAAGCTTTTTTTTAGCTGCATTACCCCATCTGAAACCGGTGGCGAAACGCTTTTAGCCCACAGTGGTGACATTTACAGGGCTATGCATCCTTCCATTATTGAAGAGATAGAAACACGTGGCATTTGCTACATCCGTAACCTGCATGCAGGGGAGGGGATGGGGCCAAGCTGGCAGGCCACATTTGAGACCGAAAGCAAAGCAGAAGTTGAAAAGCATTTGAACGCGTATAATGTCAAGTACGAATGGGGCTGGCTGAATAACCTGAAGTTAAAGCAGTTTAGCAAGGGCGTATTGGGTCATCAATATACGGGGCAAAAGGTATGGTTTAATCAAATTGACCAGTTTCACCCGCTGCACCTTGGTGCCGAGATGTTTGAGACATTGGAAATTATTTATGGAGAAACCAGCAGCTTTCCGATGTATGTATCATTTGCCGATGGTAAGGAGATCTCCAAAGATTTTGTTGAGGCCATATTAAAAACTATCGAAACGTGCACCATCGCGCCCGCCTGGAATACCAACGAGTTATTGATTGTTGATAATGAATTGATGAGCCATGGCCGCAATTCATTTACGGGTAGCCGCCGTGTGCTGGTGGCCATGTCTGCCTGA
- a CDS encoding thioesterase II family protein, giving the protein MNSNSKPVLFMIPFAGGSAYNLQGLAALVKNADTVILECPGRGNRFPEPLLDDINAIVNDLLVQVLAVVRQGRQFAIYGHSMGTLIGYMLSRRIYTYAKVYPMHLFVSGSGAPGLAGKRGWHLLPEDEFWKVLSELGGCQPEILENTELKTLFGPIVRADLAAIDSYTYVEEPAMDVEVTVLKGVDDEAELIKFQHWQRVTTHPVDLLEFEGDHFFIYRHLDAIAEIIDNKLQTVDYAGNIKSFLF; this is encoded by the coding sequence ATGAACTCAAATTCAAAACCGGTACTTTTTATGATTCCTTTTGCCGGTGGCAGTGCATATAATTTGCAGGGACTGGCAGCACTCGTTAAAAATGCCGACACGGTAATACTGGAATGTCCGGGGCGGGGTAACCGGTTTCCGGAGCCTTTGCTTGATGATATCAATGCTATTGTAAATGATTTGTTAGTGCAGGTTTTGGCTGTTGTAAGGCAGGGCAGGCAATTCGCCATTTATGGTCACAGTATGGGAACACTTATTGGGTACATGCTTAGCCGCAGAATATATACTTACGCAAAGGTGTACCCCATGCACCTGTTTGTTTCGGGATCCGGAGCGCCGGGTCTGGCAGGCAAACGTGGCTGGCATTTGCTGCCTGAAGATGAGTTTTGGAAAGTGCTTAGTGAATTGGGGGGCTGCCAGCCGGAGATTTTAGAAAACACGGAACTCAAAACACTTTTTGGCCCCATAGTGCGGGCCGATCTGGCTGCCATAGACAGCTATACTTATGTTGAGGAACCCGCAATGGATGTTGAAGTTACCGTGCTGAAAGGGGTTGACGATGAGGCCGAGCTGATAAAATTTCAGCATTGGCAACGTGTAACAACCCACCCTGTTGATTTGCTGGAATTTGAGGGCGATCACTTCTTTATTTACAGGCACCTGGATGCCATTGCTGAAATTATTGATAATAAACTTCAAACTGTTGATTATGCTGGGAACATTAAAAGTTTTTTGTTTTGA